A region from the Phaenicophaeus curvirostris isolate KB17595 chromosome 3, BPBGC_Pcur_1.0, whole genome shotgun sequence genome encodes:
- the DSP gene encoding desmoplakin isoform X2, with protein sequence MSINGGSHPRINTLGRMARADSGTDLRYEMSSHVVGGGGGGGTHTHKTYYYQKTYGGDYGSDGYGQNGTCTVSRRQNTIQELLQNCSDCLMRAELIVQPELKYGDGVQIRGNRDLEDCFAQANDQMDILDGLIRELRQMGQPCEMYQKRLLQLQEQMRALYKAISVPRARRASSKGGGCYSSQSGSGWDEFTKRVTSECLNWMRQQKAEMELVKWGFDAASIEQQISDHRRTHNAIGDYRWHLDKVKTDLREKAAVHQLEEEYEGLLKYSFERMDQLRQFQNLIQATSREIMWINDCEEEELLYDWSDRNTDIARKQEAFSKRMSELELKEKELNKLKQESDQLVLNQHPASDKIEAYMDTLQTQWSWILQITKCIDVHLKENAAYFQFFEEAQATECYLKNLQDSIRKKFICDKSMSLQTLLEQIKELENERERILEYKRQVQSLVNKSKKIVQLKPRNPDYRSNKPIILKALCDYKQDLKTVRKGDECILKDNNERSKWLVTGPGGVDMLVPSVSLIIPPPNPLAVDLATKIEQYYEAILALWNQLYINMKSLVSWHYCMIDIEKIRAMTIAKLKTMRKEDYQKIITDLEIHYQEFLRNSQGSEMFGDEDKRKIQTQFTDAQKHYQTLIIQLPNQPRPPQIVVPTESCPVGSSNTIIVNERNREHEKQEAWLLMELQKLRRQIEASEIQMVQRASLGVDQGAMHDFSVRIKDLEGVQNDSQIMAETLNKHKDLLPNFRGSEKYVYLQSEINALFQKLENINGVSAGYLDSLNALRCLLQVILQTEDVIRVFEVRLSEEETIPLDLDKVEAYRACLKKMKADLNMKKSLLNALENELQKTLQIHSQSCQSYTLYDMDIGKFSDKVTQLIDRWQRADKQIDNRSWDLERQIKQLKTYRDLYQALCKWICDAKRRQDSIESTKLCDCNTIMRYLHDQKNLHNEICGKRDKVEELLKHADQCSAAIKDYELQVASYSSGLETLLNIPIKKSVVQSPAVLILQEASEAQSRYIELLTRSGDYYRFLNEMLKSMEDLKMKNTKIELLEEELRLARDSNSETSNKHKFLEQNLQKYQIDISQLKAKLMSLEEMKRQAEMDGNSAKQNLDKCYAQIKDLNDRITRLTYEIEDEKRKRKLLEDRYEQQKNDYDQLQKTRQNEKDSLGWQKLESEKVIKEKEYEIERLRVLLQDEGTRKREYENELAKVRNQFSEEMSNLKNKYETEINIKKTTIQQIAAQKDDDAKGLRAQVDRLTRENRDLKDEIVRLNDAILQTTDQRRRAEEDALQHKACSSEVSQQKHQLELELKQIIQLRGEDNSRYKQALEEAASTIQDKTKELERLKVQLQEEAKSRWELENELAKASNRIQESKNQYSHIMQERETLLIKMSALEQDKARLQRLEEELNRLKVTLESESRLKQRLESEKQQILNDLNQWKSQHSRTEESIRKIQCEREKSEREKNSLRSEIERLQMEIKRIEERYRCRLEETAVKNQSELESERLRLQREIEKLKQRPYGSHRSTQTEEDFCIDASKLLFSGLRKKITAMQLYECQLIDKLTLDKLLKGQRSVEEVAVDLEPYLKGAGAIAGVSLSPRQKYSFVEAKRNQLLTAENAVLLLEAQAATGGVIDPHRNEVLTVDSAIARDLIDFDDREQIYTAEKAITGFKDPFSGKTVPVSEAIKKNLVDRETGIRLLEAQLAVGGIVDPVNSVFLPKDIALSRGLIDKDLYRILNNCQGATKNFIDPTTKKAVTYMQLKEKCRIEPHTGLLLLPVQKRSMSFQGIRQPVSADALLEAGIIKESTRNDLERGAITVEEVSERIIDFLQGSSCIAGIYNEATKEKLGIYQAMKIGLVRPGTALELLEAQAATGFIVDPVSNVRLPVEEAYKRGLVGIEFKEKLLSAERAVTGYKDPETGNIISLFQAMNKELIERGHGIRLLEAQIATGGIIDPKESYRLPVETAYKRGYFNEELNQILSDPSDDTKGFFDPNTEENLTYLQLKERCIKDEATGLCLLPLREKKKVVHTSQKNTLRKRRVVIVDPETNREMSVQEAYSKGLIDFDTYTELAEQECEWEEITITGSDGSSRVVLVDRKTGSQYDIQDAIDKGLVERKFFDQYRSGSLSLTQFADMISCRNGTDEVFRHESVTRSPTVLSVRSSSSVIRSGSFSETPEECSPIAAIFDTENLEKISISEAIQRGIVDSITGQRLLEAQACTGGIICPTTGQRLSLQEATSQGIIDQDMATRLKPAQKAFLGFEGIKGGRKRMSAAEAVKEKWLPYEAGQRFLEFQYLTGGLVDPEVRGRISTEEAIRNGLIDGRAAQKLQDMNSYPKILTCPKTKLKISYKDAMNRSMVEDITGLKLLEAASVSSKGISSPYNVSSAPGSRSGSRSGSRSGSRSGSRRGSFDASSSSSYSYSYSTFSSGSIGR encoded by the exons ATGAGCATCAACGGGGGCTCCCACCCGCGCATCAACACGCTGGGGCGGATGGCGCGGGCCGACTCCGGCACCGACCTGCGCTACGAGATGAGCTCCCATGTGgtggggggcggcggcggcggcggcaccCACACCCACAAGACCTACTACTACCAGAAGACCTACGGGGGGGACTACGGCTCCGACGGATACGG TCAGAATGGGACCTGTACAGTGTCCAGACGCCAGAACACCATCCAGGAACTTTTGCAAAACTGTTCGGATTGCCTGATGCGAGCTGAGCTCATAGTACAACCT gaaTTGAAATATGGAGATGGTGTCCAAATTAGAGGAAATAGAGATCTGGAAGACTGCTTTGCGCAGGCAAATGACCAAATGGATATCCTGGATGGGCTGATCAGAGAGCTGAGGCAAATGGGCCAGCCCTGTGAGATGTATCAGAAAAG GCTGCTTCAACTTCAAGAGCAAATGCGTGCCCTGTACAAAGCCATCAGTGTTCCCCGTGCCAGAAGGGCCAGCTCCAAAGGTGGTGGTTGTTACTCCTCTCAGAGTGGCTCAGGCTGGGATGAGTTCACGAAACGTGTCACAAGTGAATGTTTAAACTGGATGAGGCAACAGAAG GCTGAAATGGAGCTAGTGAAATGGGGTTTTGATGCAGCATCCATCGAACAACAAATTAGTGACCACAGGAGGACTCACAATGCCATTGGAGACTATCGCTGGCACCTGGACAAAGTCAAAACGGATCTG CGAGAGAAGGCTGCAGTTCATCAGCTGGAAGAAGAATATGAAGGACTGTTG AAATACTCCTTTGAGAGAATGGATCAGCTCCGTCAATTCCAGAACCTCATCCAAGCCACCAGCAGAGAGATCATGTGGATCAATGACTGTGAGGAAGAGGAGCTTCTCTACGATTGGAGTGACAGGAACACTGACATCGCCAGGAAGCAGGAGGCCTTCTCT AAACGCATGAGTGAACTGgagcttaaagaaaaagaactcaACAAGCTAAAGCAAGAAAGTGACCAGCTAGTGCTCAACCAGCACCCCGCTTCAGACAAAATTGAG GCCTACATGGATACGTTACAAACTCAGTGGAGCTGGATTCTTCAGATCACCAAATGTATTGATGTTCATCTGAAAGAGAATGCGGCTTACTTTCAG TTCTTTGAAGAGGCCCAAGCCACAGAATGCTACCTGAAAAACTTACAAGACTCCATCAGAAAGAAGTTCATCTGCGATAAGAGCATGTCACTGCAGACTTTGCTGGAGCAGATCAAAGAGCTGGAG AATGAACGAGAGAGAATTCTTGAATACAAGAGACAAGTGCAGAGTTTGGTGAATAAATCCAAGAAGATTGTGCAGCTGAAGCCACGTAACCCAGACTACCGGAGTAACAAACCCATTATCCTCAAAGCACTATGTGATTACAAACAGGATCTG aaaacagTGCGCAAAGGAGATGAATGTATCCTGAAGGACAACAATGAGCGCAGCAAGTGGCTGGTGACCGGCCCTGGAGGTGTGGATATGCTGGTGCCATCTGTTAGTCTTATAATTCCACCCCCCAATCCGTTAGCAGTGGATCTTGCTACCAA AATTGAGCAGTACTATGAAGCTATTTTAGCTTTGTGGAATCAGCTTTATATCAACATGAAGAGCCTGGTGTCTTGGCATTATTGCATGATTGACATTGAGAAAATCAGAGCGATGACTATTGCCAAG ctgaaaacaatgCGTAAGGAAGATTACCAAAAAATAATAACTGACCTGGAGATTCATTATCAAGAATTCCTCAGAAACAGCCAAGGATCAGAGATGTTTGGTGATGAAGACAAACGAAAGATCCAGACTCAGTTCACTGATGCGCAGAAGCACTACCAAACCTTGATTATACAACTGCCCAACCAACCACGACCACCACAAATAG TGGTCCCAACTGAGAGCTGTCCTGTGGGTTCCTCAAATACCATTATTGTTAATGAGAGAAACCGAGAACATGAGAAGCAAGAAGCCTGGCTGCTGATGGAGCTTCAGAAACTTCGGCGTCAGATTGAAGCTTCTGAGATTCAGATGGTTCAAAGAGCTTCTCTCGGAGTGGATCAGGGGGCTATGCATGACTTTTCAGTCAGAATAAAGGATTTAGAG GGTGTGCAGAATGACTCTCAAATAATGGCTGAAACCTTGAATAAGCACAAGGACTTGCTGCCTAACTTCAGAGGCTCTGAAAAGTATGTGTACTTGCAGTCAGAGATAAATGCTCTGTTtcaaaaactggaaaatattaatGGTGTTTCTGCTGGCTACTTAGACAG cttGAATGCATTGAGGTGTCTGCTCCAGGTTATTCTACAAACAGAAGATGTGATCAGAGTTTTTGAAGTCAGACTGTCTGAAGAGGAGACTATTCCTTTGGATCTTGATAAAGTGGAGGCTTATCGGGCTTGTCTGAAG aaaatgaaagcagaccTAAACATGAAGAAGTCACTACTGAATGCCCTGGAAAACGAGCTGCAGAAAACACTTCAGATTCACTCGCAGTCTTGCCAGTCATATACCCTGTATGATATGGACATTGGAAAGTTCTCTGACAAAGTTACCCAGCTAATAGACCGCTGGCAGAGAGCTGATAAGCAGATAGATAACAG atCATGGGATTTGGAAAGGCAAATCAAACAGCTGAAAACTTACCGAGATCTGTACCAGGCTCTGTGCAAATGGATCTGTGATGCCAAGCGTAGGCAGGATTCTATTGAGTCCACAAAGCTGTGCGATTGCAACACTATCATGAGATACCTGCATGACCAGAAG aaCTTGCACAATGAAATCTGTGGGAAGAGAGACAAGGTTGAGGAGCTTCTCAAGCATGCAGATCAGTGCTCAGCAGCAATTAAG GATTATGAACTACAGGTTGCTTCCTACAGTTCCGGGTTAGAAACGTTGCTCAACATACCTATCAAGAAAAGTGTGGTTCAATCTCCTGCAGTGCTGATTCTGCAAgag gcCAGTGAGGCTCAGTCTCGCTACATAGAGCTTCTTACAAGATCAGGAGATTATTATAGATTCTtaaatgaaatgttaaaaagCATGGAGGACTTGAAG atgaaaaataccaaaattGAACTCCTAGAAGAAGAACTCAGACTTGCCAGGGATTCAAATTCAGAGACAAGTAACAAACATAAATTCCTGGAACAAAATTTGCAGAAGTACCAGATAGACATTTCTCAGCTCAAAGCAAAGCTGATGAGTCTGGAGGAGATGAAAAGACAAGCTGAAATGGATGGAAATTCTGCTAAGCAAAACCTTGACAAATGCTATGCCCAAATAAAGGATCTAAAtgatagaataaccaggctgacTTATGAAATTGaagatgagaaaaggaaaaggaagttgCTGGAGGATAGATACGAGCAGCAGAAGAATGACTATgaccagctgcagaaaacaagacaaaacgAGAAAGACAGCCTTGGTTGGCAAAAGTTAGAGTCTGAGAAGGTCATCAAGGAGAAGGAGTACGAGATAGAAAGATTAAGGGTTCTTCTTCAGGATGAAGGCACACGGAAGAGGGAGTATGAAAATGAGCTGGCTAAGGTAAGAAATCAGTTTAGCGAGGAGATGAGTAATTTAAAGAACAAGtatgaaacagaaattaatattaaGAAGACCACAATCCAGCAGATAGCTGCACAGAAAGATGATGATGCAAAAGGCCTCAGAGCCCAGGTTGACAGACTGACGAGAGAAAACAGAGACCTTAAGGACGAGATTGTGAGGCTGAATGATGCCATTCTGCAAACCACAGACCAGCGGAGGAGGGCAGAAGAAGATGCTCTTCAGCACAAGGCTTGCAGTTCTGAGGTGTCACAGCAAAAGCACCAATTGGAGCTTGAGCTGAAACAGATCATTCAGCTTCGTGGCGAAGACAACTCAAGATACAAACAGGCTCTTGAGGAGGCAGCCTCAACTATCCAGGATAAAACTAAGGAGCTGGAAAGGCTAAAGGTTCAGCTTCAGGAGGAGGCTAAAAGCCGATGGGAACTTGAAAATGAATTGGCTAAG GCATCCAATAGGATTCAAGAATCCAAAAATCAGTATAGTCACATTATGCAAGAAAGAGAAACCTTGCTGATAAAAATGAGTGCTTTGGAGCAAGACAAAGCCAGGCTGCAGAGACTGGAAGAGGAGCTGAACCGTTTGAAAGTTACTCTGGAATCAGAATCTCGTTTGAAACAGCGTCTGGAAAGTGAGAAGCAACAAATCCTGAATGACCTTAATCAGTGGAAGAGCCAGCATTCCCGGACAGAGGAATCCATAAGAAAGATCCagtgtgagagagagaagagTGAGAGGGAGAAGAACTCCCTGAGAAGTGAGATTGAAAGGCTGCAGATGGAGATTAAACGGATTGAGGAGAGATACCGGTGCAGACTGGAAGAGACTGCTGTCAAAAACCAGTCAGAATTGGAGTCCGAGCGTCTCAGACTGCAAAGAGAGATTGAGAAACTCAAGCAACGCCCATATGGGTCGCATAGATCTACACAAACCGAGGAAGACTTCTGTATTGATGCCTCCAAGTTGCTATTTAGCGGGCTGCGGAAGAAGATTACAGCAATGCAGCTGTATGAGTGTCAACTGATAGACAAACTCACACTGGATAAACTCCTGAAGGGGCAGAGGTCAGTGGAAGAAGTTGCGGTTGACCTTGAACCCTACCTCAAAGGGGCAGGTGCTATTGCAGGGGTGTCTCTTTCGCCCAGGCAGAAGTACTCTTTTGTCGAGGCCAAACGGAATCAGCTTCTTACAGCAGAAAATGCAGTCTTGCTCTTAGAAGCCCAGGCAGCGACAGGAGGTGTGATAGACCCGCACCGCAATGAGGTGTTAACGGTGGACAGTGCTATCGCCAGAGATCTGATTGACTTTGATGACAGAGAACAAATCTATACAGCAGAAAAGGCTATTACAGGATTTAAAGATCCTTTCTCGGGCAAAACTGTGCCAGTATCTGAAGCCATCAAGAAAAACTTGGTTGACAGAGAAACTGGGATTCGTCTTCTTGAAGCCCAGCTGGCTGTAGGAGGAATTGTTGATCCTGTCAACAGTGTTTTCTTACCCAAAGATATAGCTTTATCCCGTGGGTTGATTGACAAAGACCTGTACAGGATCCTAAATAACTGCCAAGGCGCTACGAAGAACTTCATTGATCCTACCACCAAAAAGGCAGTCACTTACatgcagctgaaggaaaaatgtaGGATTGAACCACACACTGGTCTGCTTCTCCTCCCAGTACAGAAGAGGAGTATGTCATTCCAAGGGATCAGGCAGCCTGTCTCAGCAGATGCACTGCTTGAGGCTGGAATCATTAAAGAATCAACAAGGAACGACTTGGAAAGAGGTGCAATTACGGTGGAAGAAGTGAGTGAGAGAATTATTGATTTCCTTCAGGGCTCTAGCTGTATTGCAGGTATCTACAATGAGGCTACTAAAGAGAAACTTGGCATTTACCAGGCTATGAAAATAGGTTTGGTTAGACCAGGGACAGCTCTTGAACTCCTAGAAGCCCAGGCAGCCACAGGGTTCATAGTGGATCCTGTCAGCAATGTGAGGCTGCCTGTTGAGGAAGCTTACAAAAGAGGCCTTGTTGGAATTGAATTTAAAGAGAAACTTCTCTCCGCTGAGAGAGCTGTCACTGGGTACAAAGACCCTGAAACTGGAAACAtaatttctctgtttcaagCAATGAATAAAGAGCTCATAGAGAGAGGCCATGGCATTCGTTTGCTGGAGGCCCAGATTGCTACTGGAGGAATCATTGACCCCAAGGAGAGCTACCGCTTGCCTGTGGAGACAGCCTACAAACGTGGCTACTTCAATGAAGAGCTCAATCAGATACTTAGTGATCCAAGTGATGACACCAAAGGGTTCTTTGATCCCAACACAGAGGAGAACTTGACCTACTTGCAGCTGAAAGAAAGGTGCATAAAGGATGAAGCAACAGGGCTCTGCCTTCTGCCCCTGCGAGAGAAGAAGAAGGTGGTGCACACCTCACAGAAGAACACCCTTAGGAAGCGTCGGGTTGTCATTGTAGATCCAGAAACAAACAGGGAGATGTCCGTGCAGGAGGCGTACAGCAAAGGTCTCATAGATTTTGACACCTATACAGAACTAGCTGAACAAGAGTGTGAGTGGGAAGAAATAACTATTACAGGATCAGATGGTAGCAGTAGGGTAGTACTTGTTGACAGAAAAACAGGTAGCCAATATGACATCCAAGATGCTATTGATAAAGGCCTGGTTGAGAGGAAGTTTTTTGACCAGTACCGTTCTGGCAGTTTAAGCCTGACCCAATTTGCAGACATGATTTCTTGCCGTAATGGCACTGATGAGGTATTTCGGCATGAATCGGTGACTCGGTCTCCCACAGTGTTGAGTGTCAGGAGTTCTTCCTCGGTGATCAGGAGTGGTTCTTTCTCAGAGACCCCAGAAGAGTGCAGTCCAATTGCAGCCATATTTGACACAGAAAACTTGGAGAAAATCTCCATTTCAGAAGCTATACAGCGGGGCATTGTGGACAGCATCACTGGACAACGATTACTTGAAGCCCAGGCCTGCACAGGGGGCATAATATGCCCTACCACAGGCCAGAGGCTTTCACTTCAGGAAGCCACCAGTCAAGGTATCATTGATCAGGATATGGCCACAAGGCTCAAACCAGCCCAGAAGGCCTTCCTAGGGTTTGAAGGCATAAAGGGTGGACGCAAGAGGATGTCAGCAGCGGAAGCAGTGAAGGAAAAGTGGTTGCCTTATGAGGCTGGGCAGCGGTTCCTTGAATTCCAGTACCTCACTGGAGGTCTTGTGGACCCAGAAGTGCGTGGAAGAATAAGTACCGAAGAAGCCATTAGGAATGGATTGATTGATGGTCGTGCTGCCCAGAAATTGCAAGACATGAACAGCTATCCCAAAATTCTGACTTGCCCCAAGACCAAATTGAAAATATCCTACAAAGATGCAATGAATCGGTCAATGGTAGAAGACATCACTGGGCTTAAACTCTTGGAAGCTGCCTCTGTTTCATCTAAAGGCATATCCAGTCCCTACAATGTCTCCTCAGCACCTGGCTCTCGCTCTGGCTCTCGTTCTGGCTCACGTTCAGGGTCACGCAGTGGGTCTAGGAGGGGAAGTTTTGATGCCTCATCAAGCTCTTCATATTCTTACTCATATTCAACCTTCAGCAGTGGGTCTATTGGGCGCTAA